From Anopheles funestus chromosome 3RL, idAnoFuneDA-416_04, whole genome shotgun sequence, a single genomic window includes:
- the LOC125770671 gene encoding acyl-coenzyme A diphosphatase FITM2 isoform X2 codes for MANKRKPIHTPSATGAGGGVGAAGPNAARPQMNFRQGLNDTTARSEAKGTRPTATPTSIREVLTMMVLHVCKKIIFFDTSLKVPLYLGSLFIVSLIGDFLPYPKTYLARTDNLFNVYFVKLGWAWTLLFSFPYLAMTSITICCGDNQRLLRNHLPRLGIATVFWFVWTKLFNIIESSYGRCSVRGFDAKTGCLKAGHLWNGFDISGHAFILIYSSLVLMEEARPIIGWESIKDLLRNEEHNRNNNDTSQTSNPLKSLKDEDLKALKYFYNRFTPTIRLFFIGMTMLQLLWDLMLVGTMLYHHRMVEKVLSGIIAVVTWFVTYRAWYPIPTVLPDPVGKGMFNYQSISKPEIGLRRRASLLQHGGSSSTTAGVNANSTPGSKEIPKFMGMPLYAARQPFNPTTAGAANVGSNASPLEGSGSGVQGSFGTAASKRRKMLDNRHHPSG; via the exons ATGGCAAACAAGCGGAAACCAATCCACACACCATCGGCCACCGGTGCAGGAGGTGGCGTAGGAGCAGCAGGACCAAACGCTGCCCGTCCGCAGATGAACTTTCGTCAGGGGTTAAACGATACAACCGCACGAAGCGAAGCTAAGGGCACCCGACCAACCGCCACACCGACCTCGATTCGGGAGGTACTCACAATGATGGTGCTACACGTGTGCAAAAAGATCATTTTCTTCGATACCAGTCTGAAAGTCCCGCTGTATCTGGGTTCATTGTTCATCGTGTCGCTGATAGGCGACTTTCTGCCATATCCAAAGACTTACCTGGCACGCACAGACAATCTGTTTAATGTATACTTCGTTAAGCTAGGATGGGCATGGACGTTACTGTTCTCTTTTCCCTATCTGGCCATGACATCGATCACGATATGCTGTGGAGACAATCAGCGCCTACTAAGGAACCATCTGCCCCGACTCGGTATAGCGAccgtgttttggtttgtttggacGAAGCTGTTCAACATAATCGAATCAAGCTACGGTCGTTGCAGTGTGCGTGGATTCGATGCCAAAACCGGCTGTCTAAAGGCGGGCCACCTGTGGAATGGTTTCGACATCTCTGGTCACGCATTTATCCTGATCTACTCCAGCCTGGTGCTGATGGAGGAGGCACGTCCCATCATAGGGTGGGAAAGTATAAAGGATTTGCTGCGCAACGAAGAGCACAATCGTAACAACAACGATACGTCACAAACGTCCAACCCGCTCAAAAGCTTAAAGGACGAAGATCTGAAGGCACTGAAATACTTCTACAATCGCTTCACGCCAACCATTCGGTTGTTCTTCATCGGGATGACTATGTTACAGCTGCTTTGGGATCTGATGCTCGTCGGTACGATGCTCTACCACCATCGGATGGTGGAGAAAGTGCTCAGTGGAATTATTGCCGTGGTAACGTGGTTCGTGACGTACCGTGCCTGGTACCCGATACCGACGGTTTTGCCCGATCCCGTTGGAAAGGGGATGTTTAACTACCAATCCATCAGCAAGCCGGAAATTGGACTTCGACGAAGGGCCAGTTTACTGCAGCACGGCGGTTCTTCATCGACGACTGCTGGTGTAAATGCGAACAGCACGCCGGGTAGTAAAGAAATTCCCAAATTCATGGGAATGCCACTGTACGCTGCTAGGCAACCGTTTAACCCCACGACGGCGGGTGCTGCAAACGTTGGTTCAAACGCATCCCCGCTGGAAGGATCGGGCAGTGGTGTGCAAGGATCATTC GGTACCGCCGCTTCGAAGCGCCGGAAAATGCTGGACAACAGACACCATCCCTCTGGCTGA
- the LOC125770671 gene encoding acyl-coenzyme A diphosphatase FITM2 isoform X1, with protein MANKRKPIHTPSATGAGGGVGAAGPNAARPQMNFRQGLNDTTARSEAKGTRPTATPTSIREVLTMMVLHVCKKIIFFDTSLKVPLYLGSLFIVSLIGDFLPYPKTYLARTDNLFNVYFVKLGWAWTLLFSFPYLAMTSITICCGDNQRLLRNHLPRLGIATVFWFVWTKLFNIIESSYGRCSVRGFDAKTGCLKAGHLWNGFDISGHAFILIYSSLVLMEEARPIIGWESIKDLLRNEEHNRNNNDTSQTSNPLKSLKDEDLKALKYFYNRFTPTIRLFFIGMTMLQLLWDLMLVGTMLYHHRMVEKVLSGIIAVVTWFVTYRAWYPIPTVLPDPVGKGMFNYQSISKPEIGLRRRASLLQHGGSSSTTAGVNANSTPGSKEIPKFMGMPLYAARQPFNPTTAGAANVGSNASPLEGSGSGVQGSFVSSHLYGSRVGSSGGISSSAGSNYSNSDFNHPSYARYRSRFERFES; from the coding sequence ATGGCAAACAAGCGGAAACCAATCCACACACCATCGGCCACCGGTGCAGGAGGTGGCGTAGGAGCAGCAGGACCAAACGCTGCCCGTCCGCAGATGAACTTTCGTCAGGGGTTAAACGATACAACCGCACGAAGCGAAGCTAAGGGCACCCGACCAACCGCCACACCGACCTCGATTCGGGAGGTACTCACAATGATGGTGCTACACGTGTGCAAAAAGATCATTTTCTTCGATACCAGTCTGAAAGTCCCGCTGTATCTGGGTTCATTGTTCATCGTGTCGCTGATAGGCGACTTTCTGCCATATCCAAAGACTTACCTGGCACGCACAGACAATCTGTTTAATGTATACTTCGTTAAGCTAGGATGGGCATGGACGTTACTGTTCTCTTTTCCCTATCTGGCCATGACATCGATCACGATATGCTGTGGAGACAATCAGCGCCTACTAAGGAACCATCTGCCCCGACTCGGTATAGCGAccgtgttttggtttgtttggacGAAGCTGTTCAACATAATCGAATCAAGCTACGGTCGTTGCAGTGTGCGTGGATTCGATGCCAAAACCGGCTGTCTAAAGGCGGGCCACCTGTGGAATGGTTTCGACATCTCTGGTCACGCATTTATCCTGATCTACTCCAGCCTGGTGCTGATGGAGGAGGCACGTCCCATCATAGGGTGGGAAAGTATAAAGGATTTGCTGCGCAACGAAGAGCACAATCGTAACAACAACGATACGTCACAAACGTCCAACCCGCTCAAAAGCTTAAAGGACGAAGATCTGAAGGCACTGAAATACTTCTACAATCGCTTCACGCCAACCATTCGGTTGTTCTTCATCGGGATGACTATGTTACAGCTGCTTTGGGATCTGATGCTCGTCGGTACGATGCTCTACCACCATCGGATGGTGGAGAAAGTGCTCAGTGGAATTATTGCCGTGGTAACGTGGTTCGTGACGTACCGTGCCTGGTACCCGATACCGACGGTTTTGCCCGATCCCGTTGGAAAGGGGATGTTTAACTACCAATCCATCAGCAAGCCGGAAATTGGACTTCGACGAAGGGCCAGTTTACTGCAGCACGGCGGTTCTTCATCGACGACTGCTGGTGTAAATGCGAACAGCACGCCGGGTAGTAAAGAAATTCCCAAATTCATGGGAATGCCACTGTACGCTGCTAGGCAACCGTTTAACCCCACGACGGCGGGTGCTGCAAACGTTGGTTCAAACGCATCCCCGCTGGAAGGATCGGGCAGTGGTGTGCAAGGATCATTCGTAAGTAGTCACCTGTATGGTTCACGTGTAGGTAGCAGTGGTGGCATTAGTAGTAGCGCCGGTAGTAACTATAGCAACTCGGACTTTAACCATCCTTCGTATGCTCGCTACCGTAGTCGCTTTGAGCGCTTCGAGTCGTAg
- the LOC125770671 gene encoding acyl-coenzyme A diphosphatase FITM2 isoform X3 produces the protein MANKRKPIHTPSATGAGGGVGAAGPNAARPQMNFRQGLNDTTARSEAKGTRPTATPTSIREVLTMMVLHVCKKIIFFDTSLKVPLYLGSLFIVSLIGDFLPYPKTYLARTDNLFNVYFVKLGWAWTLLFSFPYLAMTSITICCGDNQRLLRNHLPRLGIATVFWFVWTKLFNIIESSYGRCSVRGFDAKTGCLKAGHLWNGFDISGHAFILIYSSLVLMEEARPIIGWESIKDLLRNEEHNRNNNDTSQTSNPLKSLKDEDLKALKYFYNRFTPTIRLFFIGMTMLQLLWDLMLVGTMLYHHRMVEKVLSGIIAVVTWFVTYRAWYPIPTVLPDPVGKGMFNYQSISKPEIGLRRRASLLQHGGSSSTTAGVNANSTPGSKEIPKFMGMPLYAARQPFNPTTAGAANVGSNASPLEGSGSGVQGSFV, from the exons ATGGCAAACAAGCGGAAACCAATCCACACACCATCGGCCACCGGTGCAGGAGGTGGCGTAGGAGCAGCAGGACCAAACGCTGCCCGTCCGCAGATGAACTTTCGTCAGGGGTTAAACGATACAACCGCACGAAGCGAAGCTAAGGGCACCCGACCAACCGCCACACCGACCTCGATTCGGGAGGTACTCACAATGATGGTGCTACACGTGTGCAAAAAGATCATTTTCTTCGATACCAGTCTGAAAGTCCCGCTGTATCTGGGTTCATTGTTCATCGTGTCGCTGATAGGCGACTTTCTGCCATATCCAAAGACTTACCTGGCACGCACAGACAATCTGTTTAATGTATACTTCGTTAAGCTAGGATGGGCATGGACGTTACTGTTCTCTTTTCCCTATCTGGCCATGACATCGATCACGATATGCTGTGGAGACAATCAGCGCCTACTAAGGAACCATCTGCCCCGACTCGGTATAGCGAccgtgttttggtttgtttggacGAAGCTGTTCAACATAATCGAATCAAGCTACGGTCGTTGCAGTGTGCGTGGATTCGATGCCAAAACCGGCTGTCTAAAGGCGGGCCACCTGTGGAATGGTTTCGACATCTCTGGTCACGCATTTATCCTGATCTACTCCAGCCTGGTGCTGATGGAGGAGGCACGTCCCATCATAGGGTGGGAAAGTATAAAGGATTTGCTGCGCAACGAAGAGCACAATCGTAACAACAACGATACGTCACAAACGTCCAACCCGCTCAAAAGCTTAAAGGACGAAGATCTGAAGGCACTGAAATACTTCTACAATCGCTTCACGCCAACCATTCGGTTGTTCTTCATCGGGATGACTATGTTACAGCTGCTTTGGGATCTGATGCTCGTCGGTACGATGCTCTACCACCATCGGATGGTGGAGAAAGTGCTCAGTGGAATTATTGCCGTGGTAACGTGGTTCGTGACGTACCGTGCCTGGTACCCGATACCGACGGTTTTGCCCGATCCCGTTGGAAAGGGGATGTTTAACTACCAATCCATCAGCAAGCCGGAAATTGGACTTCGACGAAGGGCCAGTTTACTGCAGCACGGCGGTTCTTCATCGACGACTGCTGGTGTAAATGCGAACAGCACGCCGGGTAGTAAAGAAATTCCCAAATTCATGGGAATGCCACTGTACGCTGCTAGGCAACCGTTTAACCCCACGACGGCGGGTGCTGCAAACGTTGGTTCAAACGCATCCCCGCTGGAAGGATCGGGCAGTGGTGTGCAAGGATCATTC GTATAA
- the LOC125770697 gene encoding ganglioside-induced differentiation-associated protein 1, which yields MFEKRFKRPSVANGDGLILYCNQYSYYCHKVLQALHEKGIRFTKYDIDVTNDEHFSEWFLELNPRAELPVLQNGLLIVPGSSRILDYLEENYPKNKALRMPIGTDKLIVGFRQTIESLPIGVITIGSFLHPQHVGSPKFPFVLPVRQTILAREETLAQRLRSYATEYPAFAEVLLKKADFHERKRSIIASEEYFCKLLVALDEFLTSVEQYLATIDIGQCWLTGADTFTMVDISLGTLLHRLYVLGLEDRFWGAGKRPHVGEYFAKVCQRESFQSVLPSKVSILRTVWINTPPVYKAGLAAVSSVLISSTLLKR from the exons atgtttgaaaaacgaTTTAAACGGCCAAGCGTAGCGAATGGAGACGGTTTAATATTGTACTGCAACCAATATAGTTACTACTGCCACAAG GTTCTGCAGGCACTGCACGAGAAAGGGATCCGGTTCACCAAGTATGATATCGATGTTACCAATGATGAACACTTTTCCGAATGGTTCCTGGAGCTGAATCCGCGTGCCGAGTTGCCGGTGCTGCAGAATGGATTATTAATCGTGCCTGGTTCAAGTCGCATACTGGACTATCTGGAGGAAAATTATCCTAAAA ACAAAGCCCTCCGGATGCCAATCGGAACGGATAAACTGATTGTTGGCTTTCGGCAGACGATCGAAAGTTTACCGATCGGTGTTATAACGATCGGATCCTTTCTTCATCCCCAGCACGTGGGTAGTCCAAAGTTTCCGTTCGTATTGCCCGTGCGTCAAACGATTCTTGCCCGCGAGGAAACGCTTGCCCAGCGGTTACGGTCGTACGCAACCGAGTATCCTGCTTTTGCGGAGGTTCTGCTAAAGAAGGCTGATTTCCACGAACGCAAACGAAGCATCATTGCGAGCGAAGAATATTTCTGCAAGCTTTTGGTAGCGTTGGACGAATTTCTGACCAGTGTGGAACAATATCTAGCAACGATCGATATCGGCCAGTGTTGGCTAACTGGTGCGGACACGTTCACGATGGTTGATATCAGTCTCGGTACGCTGCTGCACCGATTGTACGTACTCGGGCTGGAGGATCGTTTTTGGGGCGCCGGAAAAAGACCCCACGTGGGGGAATACTTTGCTAAGGTCTGTCAACGGGAATCGTTTCAAAGTGTACTCCCGTCGAAGGTGTCGATTTTGCGCACGGTATGGATAAATACGCCACCGGTTTATAAGGCCGGACTAGCTGCCGTCTCATCCGTGCTAATCAGTTCCACTCTTTTGAAGCGATAA
- the LOC125770661 gene encoding eukaryotic translation initiation factor 3 subunit L: protein MYSNEEPWDGGYDEYGYEMGMPDDGMYDRGYFPMHEDVKKFLVYFCTVIKDGVVYEIQNLYENTFPKLSEQHFEKKAWPSEEEVAHLVDNDNLFLILYKELYYRHLHARIQGGPSLEQRLNSFYNYCNFFNYILPSKEPVQLELPDIWLWELIDEFVYQFQNFAQYRARLTDKTDEEMDMLLNNNSKVWNILCILNVLHSLVSMSKIKDQLEAAAAGKDPEAVAGEFGRHSFYKMLGYFSLVGLLRVHSLLGDYHQAIKVLEPIEIHKKSQYSHIPSCQISTSYYVGFAYMMMRRYSDAIRTFSSILLYIQRTKQLYSARSYQNDQINKQTDQMYHLLAICLVLHPQCIDESIQQVLREKNYHDNMYKMQCGDLDVFRNFFVFACPKFVSPVPPPPDATNDDYVKEALEHQISVFMDEVKQQQELPTIRSYLKLYTTLPIMKLASFMDRLPRDDVDKQKLENLLTRLLCFKHKMKNIVWTKGASGLEGKFQSGSELDFYIDKDMIHIADTKVSHRYGDFFIRKVMKFEDLNRRLHAIKG, encoded by the exons ATGTATTCGAACGAAGAACCATGGGATGGC GGCTACGATGAGTACGGCTACGAGATGGGAATGCCGGATGATGGCATGTACGACCGAGGGTACTTTCCGATGCACGAGGATGTGAAAAAGTTTCTGGTGTACTTCTGTACGGTTATCAAGGACGGTGTAGTGTATGAGATTCAGAACTTGTACGAAAACACCTTCCCGAAGCTGAGCGAGCAGCACTTCGAGAAGAAAGCTTGGCCAAGCGAGGAAGAAGTGGCCCATCTGGTGGACAATGACAATTTGTTCCTGATCCTGTACAAGGAACTGTATTACCGTCACTTGCACGCACGCATCCAGGGTGGACCTTCGTTGGAGCAGCGACTGAACTCGTTCTACAATTACTGCAACTTTTTCAACTACATCCTTCCGTCGAAGGAACCGGTCCAGCTGGAGCTGCCCGACATCTGGTTGTGGGAGTTGATCGACGAGTTCGTGTATCAGTTCCAGAACTTTGCGCAGTATCGCGCCCGGCTTACGGACAAGACGGACGAAGAGATGGACATGCTGctgaacaacaacagcaaggtGTGGAACATCCTATGCATCCTGAACGTGCTGCACTCGCTTGTATCGATGTCCAAGATTAAGGATCAGCTGGAGGCGGCAGCTGCTGGAAAGGATCCGGAAGCGGTGGCCGGTGAGTTCGGGCGTCATTCGTTCTACAAGATGCTGGGATACTTTAGCTTGGTGGGACTGCTGCGTGTGCACTCGCTGCTCGGCGATTATCATCAGGCAATCAAGGTGCTGGAACCGATCGAAATCCACAAGAAGAGCCAGTATTCGCACATTCCGTCGTGCCAGATCAGCACGTCGTACTATGTTGGTTTTGCGTACATGATGATGCGCCGCTACTCGGATGCGATCCGTACGTTCTCGTCGATCCTGCTGTACATCCAGCGCACCAAGCAGCTGTACAGCGCCCGTTCGTACCAGAACGACCAGATCAACAAGCAGACGGACCAGATGTACCATCTGCTCGCCATCTGCTTGGTGCTGCATCCGCAGTGCATCGACGAATCCATCCAGCAGGTGCTGCGCGAGAAGAACTATCACGACAACATGTACAAGATGCAGTGCGGAGATTTGGATGTGTTCCGAAATTTCTTCGTGTTCGCCTGTCCGAAGTTCGTGTCGCCCGTTCCACCACCGCCGGATGCGACGAACGATGACTACGTGAAGGAAGCGCTCGAGCATCAGATTAGCGTGTTCATGGACGAAgtaaagcagcagcaggagctgcCGACTATTCGCTCGTATCTGAAGCTTTACACGACTCTTCCGATCATGAAGCTGGCATCGTTCATGGATCGTCTGCCCCGGGATGATGTGGATAAGCAGAAGCTGGAGAATCTGTTGACCCGACTGTTGTGCTTCAAGCACAAGATGAAGAACATCGTGTGGACGAAGGGCGCCAGCGGTTTGGAAGGAAAGTTCCAGTCTGGCTCGGAGTTGGACTTTTACATTGACAAGGACATGATTCACATTGCCGATACCAAGGTGTCGCATCGTTATGGTGACTTTTTTATTCGTAAGGTAATGAAATTCGAGGATCTTAACCGCCGTCTTCACGCCATCAAGGGATAA